Proteins from a genomic interval of Neovison vison isolate M4711 chromosome 4, ASM_NN_V1, whole genome shotgun sequence:
- the LRATD2 gene encoding protein LRATD2, protein MGNQVEKLTHLSYKEVPTADPTGVDRDDGPRIGVSYIFSNDDEDVEPQPPPQGPDGGGGDGLPDGGDGPPLPPPQPYDPRLHEVECSVFYRDECIYQKSFAPGSAALSTYTPENLLNKCRPGDLVEFVSQAQYPHWAVYVGNFQVVHLHRLEVSNSFLTDASQGRRGRVVNDLYRYKPLSPGAVVRNALAHVGAKERDLSWRNSESFAAWCRYGKREFKIGGELRIGKQPYRLQIQLSAQRSHTLEFQSLEDLIMEKRRNDQIGRAAVLQELATHLHPAEPDEGDSDAARTTPPPGRPPASGREDEAREAAVH, encoded by the coding sequence ATGGGTAACCAGGTGGAGAAACTGACCCACCTAAGTTATAAGGAAGTTCCCACGGCCGACCCCACCGGCGTGGACCGGGACGacgggccccgcatcggggtctcctACATCTTCTCCAACGACGACGAGGACGTGGAGCCGCAGCCGCCGCCCCAGGGGCCGGATGGCGGAGGCGGCGACGGCTTGCCCGACGGCGGGGACGGGCCACCACTGCCGCCGCCGCAGCCCTACGACCCGCGACTGCACGAGGTGGAGTGTTCCGTGTTCTACCGCGACGAGTGCATCTACCAGAAGAGCTTCGCGCCGGGCTCCGCGGCGCTGAGCACCTACACGCCCGAGAACCTGCTCAACAAGTGCAGGCCTGGCGACCTGGTGGAGTTCGTGTCGCAGGCACAGTACCCGCACTGGGCTGTCTACGTGGGCAACTTCCAGGTGGTGCACTTGCACCGGCTGGAGGTGAGCAACAGCTTCCTGACGGACGCGAGCCAGGGCCGGCGCGGCCGCGTGGTGAACGACCTGTACCGCTACAAGCCGCTGAGCCCCGGCGCGGTGGTGCGCAACGCTCTGGCACACGTGGGCGCCAAGGAGCGCGATCTGAGCTGGCGCAACTCCGAGAGCTTCGCCGCCTGGTGCCGCTACGGCAAGCGCGAGTTCAAGATCGGCGGCGAGCTGCGCATCGGCAAGCAGCCCTACCGGCTGCAGATCCAGCTCTCGGCGCAGCGCAGCCACACGCTCGAGTTCCAGAGCCTGGAGGACCTGATCATGGAGAAGCGGCGCAACGACCAGATCGGGCGCGCGGCGGTGCTGCAAGAGCTCGCCACGCACCTGCATCCGGCCGAGCCTGACGAGGGCGACAGCGACGCGGCGCGGACTACGCCGCCTCCGGGGCGCCCCCCGGCGTCGGGACGGGAGGATGAGGCCCGGGAGGCGGCGGTGCACTGA